One window from the genome of Saccharicrinis carchari encodes:
- a CDS encoding MGH1-like glycoside hydrolase domain-containing protein, with protein MAINRRNFLKGGALAGASLISVPLIGSNQNKEHQYKLPYKNTYVKNSFVAENEYRRMTSNQLEPPSFADAKKILPSPFWKGNDVSIDMYWKAWEIGIGNVRKPQPNSGFVASYLDTAYNGNIFMWDSAFITLFARYGNRLFPFQKTLDNFYALQHLDGFICREIMASGDDCFHRYDPVSTGPNIIPWSELEYYNQFGDSERINRIFPALAAYSRWLRLNRTWRDGSYWSSGWGTGMDNQPRVPKGYSMIYSHGHMVWLDACLQQLMVDKILLKFGFILERWQEIEDIEDEISVLENYIREKLWDDQSGFLYDRFADGSLSDLKSIGAYWALLADVLDKDQLNKLVAHLSDTSTFKRKYPVPSLSADHEKYQEDGRYWQGGIWAPANYMLIRGLQKNDYNDLAFDIAKRHHAQILEVYKDTDTFWEYYAPESANPGLMARPDFVGWTGLVPIAVLIESIFGIQPDIDNKTIHWRVNLTEEHGIERYPYGTDGSITFKCAQRDTIKSKPYIEVTSNVAFKLNVSWSGGNKEVEIPKGTTKI; from the coding sequence ATGGCCATCAATCGAAGAAATTTTTTAAAAGGCGGGGCACTCGCAGGTGCTTCGCTAATTAGTGTTCCTTTAATCGGTAGCAACCAAAATAAAGAACATCAATATAAGCTTCCCTATAAAAACACCTACGTTAAAAATAGTTTTGTAGCCGAAAACGAATACCGCAGGATGACCTCGAACCAATTGGAGCCACCGTCCTTTGCCGATGCTAAAAAAATCCTTCCTTCGCCGTTTTGGAAAGGGAACGATGTGTCCATCGATATGTATTGGAAAGCCTGGGAGATTGGAATCGGCAACGTGCGCAAGCCACAGCCCAATTCAGGTTTTGTAGCCAGTTATCTGGATACGGCCTATAATGGCAATATCTTTATGTGGGACTCTGCTTTTATTACCTTATTTGCCCGTTACGGCAACAGGCTGTTCCCCTTTCAAAAAACACTGGATAATTTTTATGCGCTACAGCATCTCGATGGATTTATTTGTCGTGAGATAATGGCTTCGGGCGATGATTGTTTCCATCGTTACGATCCTGTTAGCACGGGGCCAAATATTATTCCCTGGAGCGAACTGGAGTATTATAACCAATTTGGCGACAGCGAAAGGATTAATAGGATTTTTCCTGCTTTGGCAGCATATAGCCGTTGGCTACGGCTGAACAGAACCTGGCGCGATGGATCGTACTGGTCCAGCGGCTGGGGCACGGGAATGGATAATCAGCCCCGTGTGCCAAAAGGATACAGTATGATTTACAGCCATGGCCACATGGTTTGGTTAGATGCCTGCTTACAGCAACTGATGGTGGATAAAATATTATTGAAGTTTGGGTTTATTCTGGAGCGCTGGCAGGAGATTGAGGATATTGAGGATGAAATCAGTGTGTTGGAGAACTATATCAGGGAGAAACTATGGGACGACCAATCGGGCTTTTTATACGACCGCTTTGCCGACGGCAGCCTGAGCGACCTAAAAAGTATAGGTGCATACTGGGCACTGCTGGCCGATGTGCTCGATAAAGATCAATTAAACAAACTGGTTGCCCACCTTAGCGACACCAGTACATTCAAGCGCAAATACCCCGTTCCCTCCCTTTCTGCCGATCACGAAAAATACCAGGAGGACGGTCGTTATTGGCAAGGGGGCATTTGGGCACCGGCCAACTATATGCTCATCAGGGGATTGCAGAAAAATGATTACAACGATCTGGCTTTTGATATCGCCAAAAGGCATCACGCACAAATACTGGAAGTATATAAAGATACAGACACATTCTGGGAATACTATGCGCCCGAGTCGGCAAATCCGGGCTTGATGGCACGGCCGGATTTTGTGGGATGGACCGGACTGGTGCCCATAGCCGTACTTATCGAATCGATCTTTGGTATCCAGCCCGATATTGACAATAAGACCATTCATTGGCGTGTTAATTTAACCGAAGAGCATGGTATTGAAAGATACCCCTACGGAACGGATGGATCCATCACCTTTAAATGTGCACAACGGGATACTATAAAAAGCAAACCCTATATTGAAGTTACATCTAACGTGGCGTTTAAATTAAACGTGAGTTGGAGTGGAGGAAATAAAGAAGTTGAAATACCAAAAGGGACGACTAAAATTTAA
- a CDS encoding metallophosphoesterase, whose amino-acid sequence MKHIYHLSIVVILLFHIGITLAGAQDKVELRFNNEGTFKIAQITDTHWNNSSDEYKKTEETIRIVLRAEKPDLAVLTGDIVTADPAKEGWLSLAKIFEEEKIPWAVTLGNHDAEPDVTRNGIFEILEGLPYFVGEAGDVHGAGNYALPVKGAKGNSTAAVLYCIDSNDYSSNPMISNYDWIRFDQIAWYRNKSDEFTAANNQMPLPSLAFFHIPLIEYNEIVGAETTVGDQYEGVASADINSGMFASFIDKNDVIGVFVGHDHDNNYIGIHKGIGLAFGQRSGFQAYGQLEPGCRIIRMHEGDFSYDTWIRTPSGTDHMYYFPSGLAAYDENTEFSPAKNVGKVKPGVKYKYFEGEFSSTDELSGQTPKKTGLISNISLAEADVTDYFGFEYNALINIPVKGLYRFYTYSDDGSKLLIDGKVVVDNDGSHSAKREEGVIALDKGFHEFKLLYFESYMGEKLEVGFSSVKIRECIIPDSFFFVEE is encoded by the coding sequence ATGAAACATATATATCATTTATCTATCGTTGTTATATTGTTATTTCATATTGGAATAACATTAGCTGGCGCACAAGATAAAGTTGAGCTAAGGTTCAATAATGAGGGTACATTTAAAATCGCACAAATAACCGATACGCATTGGAACAACTCTTCCGACGAATATAAGAAAACAGAAGAAACCATACGTATTGTGCTAAGAGCCGAGAAACCGGATTTGGCCGTTTTAACGGGCGACATTGTTACTGCCGACCCGGCAAAAGAAGGCTGGTTATCGCTGGCTAAAATTTTTGAGGAAGAAAAAATCCCGTGGGCAGTTACTTTGGGTAACCACGATGCCGAACCCGATGTTACCCGTAACGGAATTTTCGAGATACTGGAAGGCTTACCCTACTTTGTTGGGGAGGCCGGAGATGTGCACGGTGCGGGTAATTATGCATTACCGGTAAAAGGCGCTAAAGGAAATAGCACCGCAGCAGTTTTATACTGTATCGATTCCAATGATTATTCCAGTAATCCAATGATCAGCAACTACGATTGGATTCGCTTCGATCAGATTGCGTGGTACCGGAATAAGAGTGATGAGTTTACCGCTGCTAACAATCAAATGCCACTTCCCTCTCTGGCGTTTTTTCATATCCCGCTAATCGAATATAACGAAATAGTAGGGGCAGAAACCACGGTGGGCGATCAATACGAAGGAGTAGCATCTGCCGATATAAACTCCGGTATGTTTGCTTCTTTCATCGATAAAAATGATGTTATCGGTGTATTTGTAGGGCACGACCATGACAATAACTATATCGGAATTCATAAAGGTATAGGTCTTGCTTTTGGGCAAAGGTCAGGTTTCCAGGCATACGGGCAATTGGAGCCGGGCTGCCGTATTATCCGCATGCACGAAGGCGATTTTAGTTATGATACCTGGATCAGAACCCCCAGCGGAACGGATCATATGTATTATTTTCCCTCGGGTCTCGCCGCCTACGATGAGAACACGGAATTTTCACCGGCTAAAAATGTGGGTAAGGTAAAACCCGGGGTAAAATATAAATACTTCGAGGGCGAATTCAGTTCAACTGATGAGCTCTCAGGGCAAACACCCAAAAAGACCGGACTTATCAGCAATATATCCTTGGCAGAAGCGGATGTGACGGACTATTTCGGTTTCGAATACAACGCATTGATCAACATTCCCGTTAAAGGGCTTTATCGTTTTTATACTTATTCAGATGATGGATCGAAATTACTAATCGACGGTAAAGTTGTGGTTGACAATGACGGATCGCACAGTGCAAAACGCGAAGAAGGAGTAATTGCCTTAGACAAAGGGTTTCATGAGTTTAAACTGCTGTATTTCGAAAGTTATATGGGCGAAAAACTGGAAGTTGGTTTTTCGAGTGTAAAAATCAGGGAATGCATCATTCCCGATTCCTTTTTCTTTGTTGAAGAATAA
- a CDS encoding PI-PLC domain-containing protein produces the protein MDTIFEQWDGFIHLNKGISNKLMPIISDHWGDYFSWNGNGDIPLEEKKKLLSIISDVKKEGYVIRFWGTPNATKKQRRAIWTELLGARADLIGTDYLDEIKFFLH, from the coding sequence GTGGATACTATATTTGAGCAATGGGATGGTTTTATTCATTTAAATAAAGGCATCTCAAATAAATTAATGCCAATAATTAGTGATCATTGGGGTGATTATTTTAGTTGGAACGGAAATGGAGATATTCCTCTCGAAGAAAAAAAGAAATTACTAAGTATCATCTCTGACGTAAAAAAAGAAGGCTACGTAATTCGCTTTTGGGGTACCCCTAACGCAACTAAAAAGCAAAGAAGGGCTATCTGGACAGAATTGTTGGGTGCCCGGGCTGATCTAATTGGGACCGATTATTTAGATGAGATCAAATTTTTTCTCCATTAA
- a CDS encoding RagB/SusD family nutrient uptake outer membrane protein, whose product MKNIRISNIVAAVIMIFTAWGCSDSFTDLTPKGSATEGNYWQTQDDALAGANAMYYYMKDEDMFARGFMWYINASDDMITGRNNARADAAVNFTLSGDEGYFSWMYPQSYKIIRRANDVLAHVPSIEIETSLKNRILGEAYFMRAFHYFWLAHTYGDNGPNGGVPIVTEENMFQDHFTRPASVVENYEHIISDLEKAVEILPLFTAYASADLGRAHKDAALAYIAKTYLYWAQYDNSKWDKVIEYCDKVTNSGSGRKILDTDSPATDFGDVFTYQQNYGPEYIWSVVSGVDAGSKLPGVMLENKGWGDYNGWGYYQPTLELYNAYEPGDMRRSETILEFGQEFKWFGETRRYTSQNSQSGFQFNKYMDAYGYENPVGTTINPNGNAPTTIANVPIMRYTEIVLMKAEALLMKSQNADAEINMVRNRAGLAPITNAGMSDLKQERRVEFAGEFANRHFDLVRWGDADDTYNMPLHGRDHADKTDPDSPYTVIEVLAARSQFDPTVHHVWLIPNDDIAISGIPQNEGWN is encoded by the coding sequence ATGAAAAATATAAGAATATCGAATATTGTTGCCGCTGTGATAATGATTTTTACAGCCTGGGGATGCTCGGATAGCTTTACCGATTTAACCCCTAAGGGAAGTGCAACGGAAGGAAACTACTGGCAGACTCAGGATGATGCGCTGGCAGGAGCAAATGCCATGTATTATTACATGAAGGACGAAGATATGTTTGCCCGTGGATTTATGTGGTACATCAATGCCTCGGACGATATGATAACAGGCCGTAATAATGCGCGAGCCGATGCTGCCGTCAACTTTACCTTAAGTGGCGATGAGGGGTATTTTAGTTGGATGTATCCGCAGTCGTACAAAATTATCCGCAGAGCAAACGACGTGCTGGCACATGTGCCAAGCATTGAGATAGAGACATCGTTGAAAAACAGAATCTTGGGCGAAGCCTACTTTATGCGTGCTTTCCATTATTTTTGGCTGGCTCATACCTATGGCGATAACGGACCAAACGGTGGTGTACCTATCGTAACTGAAGAGAACATGTTTCAGGATCATTTTACACGGCCTGCCAGTGTAGTCGAAAACTACGAACACATCATCAGCGACCTGGAAAAGGCGGTTGAGATACTGCCCCTTTTCACCGCGTATGCCTCTGCCGATCTGGGACGGGCCCACAAAGATGCTGCACTGGCCTACATAGCTAAAACATACTTATATTGGGCACAGTACGATAACTCCAAGTGGGACAAAGTAATTGAGTATTGCGATAAGGTGACCAACTCCGGATCGGGCCGGAAAATCCTGGATACGGACAGTCCTGCAACTGATTTTGGGGATGTGTTCACCTACCAGCAAAATTATGGACCAGAGTACATTTGGTCGGTAGTTTCAGGAGTGGATGCCGGAAGCAAACTACCCGGGGTAATGCTCGAAAACAAAGGATGGGGCGATTACAATGGTTGGGGATACTATCAGCCAACGCTTGAATTGTATAATGCCTATGAACCGGGCGATATGCGCCGTAGCGAAACTATTTTGGAGTTTGGCCAGGAGTTTAAATGGTTCGGCGAAACCCGGAGATATACTTCGCAGAACTCACAATCGGGTTTTCAGTTTAACAAATATATGGACGCCTATGGCTATGAAAACCCTGTTGGAACAACCATCAATCCAAACGGAAATGCTCCAACAACTATTGCCAATGTGCCTATTATGCGTTACACCGAAATAGTATTGATGAAAGCAGAAGCCCTGCTTATGAAAAGCCAGAATGCCGATGCCGAAATAAATATGGTTCGTAACAGGGCTGGTTTGGCTCCTATTACCAATGCTGGCATGAGCGATTTAAAACAAGAACGACGTGTAGAATTCGCAGGTGAGTTTGCCAACAGGCACTTTGATTTGGTTCGCTGGGGCGATGCCGACGATACCTACAATATGCCCCTGCACGGTCGTGACCATGCTGATAAAACCGATCCTGATTCGCCATATACCGTAATCGAGGTGCTGGCTGCACGTTCACAATTCGATCCGACAGTACATCATGTATGGCTTATTCCCAACGATGATATTGCCATATCAGGAATACCTCAAAACGAAGGTTGGAATTAA
- a CDS encoding TonB-dependent receptor, translated as MKITLLLMLGAIFSLQASNSYSQNTRITVRESNTTVRDVLKVIEDKSEFYFAYNNKLIDVERQVDVDVEKEKISTVLDQLFRGTDVTYAILDRQIVLSSAKAMSGVQQAGQRTITGKVRDKLGEPVPGASIMVKGSTMGTITDMDGNYSLSEVPANATLVFSFIGMINQEVVLSGQSVVNITLEEETIGLDEVVAIGYGSAKKSDLSSSIATVTGLDKINSRAITSPSDFLQGNTAGVTVVQQGGDPTKTAKVVIRGVGSVSDESPLWVVDGMPYYGGAINPNDIETMSILKDAASAAIYGAQAASGVIVVTTKSGKSGKPKVSFDFFTGVQQAMNKPTPLNAEQQSWAYNTATDNSGASRLPAHDAAQNPWGAVTRTNWVDAIFRTAKVNNVNASVSGGGEKGRYMSSFNYQDKDGLLIGTNSKRFALRLKSAYDITDKITVGENFYMARTEAVGANTSSSYSGAIINAMYMPSAAPIRDEQGNFHGVAPEGSVFAGAYGDVYNPVALLSRPSTTNPITNMNANAYLDYKAFEGFKFRTSFAIDLRDDDYKKFTPRIPESGRRTDMNYMDQSWSNRNKWIWDNQINYERSYKKHNFNLTAVYSAQHTDYEYNVVNAQDFAREEEWYHYLKNAGEIVEWDSDVYEDALTSAIGRFRYNYASRYFFSASIRKDRSSRLAKENNSDVFSSLSAAWRLSEEPFLNDVDWLSSLKLRASWGEIGNIQSVNYYAYNVPMSSHRPYLGENPAYLPGYYVAQQSNRDLKWERSETYDLGLDATLFGGRLELVADYFEKTTHDMILTNAADPHTGVSDGPTSNVGNVKNKGFEGSLIYRNNDRQLKYSIGANFSTIDNELLDLDGYTSDYIYHSNNVRSSLFPFRSEPGQPLYSYHLVTSEGIFKTQAEIDAHTFNGAPIQPNAKPGDLKFTDANNDGKISDEDRVFHGNAFPTFTYAFNINLEYKGFDLAIILQGVEGSKAFNGYKYSTYNMSEQTYNRDNRILGAWSTSNPNSNIPRLQTSDDNRNFATNSTWYLEDASYLRMKNMTLGYTVPQNVLNKVIKGSNLRIYVTAENLFTITDYSGLDPEVGGIGLDVGSYPVARTLSTGLSFTF; from the coding sequence ATGAAAATAACATTACTATTGATGTTGGGTGCGATATTTAGCCTGCAGGCTTCCAATAGTTACTCGCAAAACACCCGTATCACTGTGCGCGAGAGCAACACAACGGTTCGCGATGTGCTCAAAGTTATTGAAGATAAATCGGAATTTTATTTTGCCTATAACAACAAGCTTATTGATGTTGAACGACAGGTTGATGTAGATGTAGAAAAAGAAAAGATAAGTACTGTACTCGATCAGTTGTTTAGGGGCACCGATGTGACCTACGCCATACTCGACAGGCAAATTGTTTTGTCATCGGCTAAAGCGATGAGTGGTGTACAACAGGCCGGGCAGCGAACTATTACGGGTAAAGTACGCGATAAATTGGGCGAACCGGTTCCGGGTGCATCTATAATGGTGAAGGGCAGTACAATGGGAACCATAACAGATATGGATGGTAATTACAGTTTGAGCGAGGTGCCTGCTAATGCCACATTGGTGTTTTCGTTTATAGGAATGATAAACCAAGAGGTGGTCTTGTCCGGACAGTCAGTTGTAAATATCACCTTGGAGGAAGAAACCATAGGACTGGACGAAGTGGTGGCCATAGGTTATGGGTCAGCAAAAAAATCAGATCTTTCTTCATCTATAGCTACCGTTACCGGGTTGGATAAAATTAACAGTCGTGCCATTACAAGTCCATCGGACTTTCTGCAGGGAAATACGGCCGGTGTTACTGTAGTGCAGCAGGGTGGCGATCCAACTAAAACGGCTAAAGTAGTAATACGTGGTGTTGGTTCGGTTAGCGACGAGTCGCCATTGTGGGTGGTTGACGGAATGCCTTACTATGGCGGAGCAATCAACCCCAACGATATTGAAACAATGTCCATATTAAAAGATGCGGCTTCGGCTGCCATATATGGAGCACAGGCTGCTTCAGGTGTAATTGTTGTTACCACCAAAAGTGGTAAGAGTGGCAAGCCCAAGGTTAGCTTCGATTTTTTTACCGGTGTACAACAGGCCATGAACAAACCAACACCTTTGAATGCCGAGCAGCAGAGCTGGGCCTATAATACGGCAACCGATAATTCCGGTGCGTCGCGCTTACCGGCTCACGATGCTGCCCAAAATCCGTGGGGTGCTGTTACGCGTACCAATTGGGTGGATGCCATATTTAGGACAGCCAAAGTAAATAATGTAAATGCTTCTGTATCCGGCGGCGGTGAAAAGGGACGGTATATGTCTTCGTTCAATTACCAGGATAAGGACGGTCTACTAATAGGAACAAACTCAAAACGTTTTGCCCTCAGGTTAAAAAGTGCATATGATATTACGGATAAAATAACAGTAGGTGAGAATTTTTATATGGCTCGTACCGAAGCGGTAGGTGCCAATACCTCTTCCAGTTATTCCGGTGCGATTATTAACGCCATGTACATGCCTTCAGCTGCACCTATACGCGACGAACAAGGTAATTTTCATGGAGTTGCCCCCGAAGGTTCTGTATTTGCCGGTGCTTATGGCGATGTGTATAATCCCGTTGCCTTATTGAGCAGACCAAGCACAACGAATCCTATTACAAACATGAATGCGAACGCCTACCTGGATTATAAAGCCTTTGAAGGTTTCAAGTTCCGTACCTCGTTTGCTATCGACCTGAGAGATGACGATTATAAAAAGTTTACACCCAGGATACCGGAGTCCGGTCGTCGTACGGATATGAATTATATGGATCAATCCTGGTCTAATCGCAACAAATGGATCTGGGATAATCAGATTAATTACGAAAGATCTTATAAAAAACACAATTTTAACCTTACTGCAGTGTACTCGGCCCAGCATACCGATTATGAGTATAACGTGGTTAATGCACAGGATTTTGCACGCGAAGAAGAATGGTATCATTATTTAAAAAATGCGGGCGAAATAGTAGAGTGGGACAGTGATGTATATGAAGACGCTTTAACCTCAGCAATCGGCCGTTTCCGTTATAATTATGCCAGTCGTTATTTCTTCTCGGCCAGCATACGAAAAGATCGTTCGTCGCGTCTGGCAAAAGAAAACAATAGTGATGTTTTTTCTTCTCTTTCGGCAGCCTGGAGATTGTCCGAAGAGCCTTTCCTGAATGATGTAGATTGGTTGAGCTCCTTAAAACTGAGGGCTTCCTGGGGAGAGATTGGGAATATCCAGTCAGTGAATTATTATGCATATAACGTGCCCATGAGCTCCCACAGGCCTTACCTTGGTGAGAACCCGGCTTATCTTCCGGGATATTATGTGGCACAGCAATCGAACAGAGACTTGAAATGGGAGAGATCAGAAACCTACGATTTGGGTTTAGATGCTACTTTATTTGGCGGTCGCCTGGAATTGGTTGCCGATTATTTTGAGAAGACTACCCACGACATGATCCTGACAAATGCTGCAGATCCGCATACCGGTGTGAGCGATGGGCCAACTTCCAATGTAGGCAATGTTAAAAACAAGGGGTTTGAAGGATCTTTGATTTATAGGAATAACGATAGACAACTAAAATACTCCATAGGAGCTAATTTTTCGACGATAGATAATGAACTATTGGATCTGGACGGATATACCAGCGATTACATTTATCATAGCAACAATGTTCGCTCCTCTTTATTTCCGTTCCGTTCCGAGCCCGGGCAGCCTTTATATAGCTACCATTTGGTTACTTCGGAGGGTATTTTTAAAACACAGGCCGAAATAGATGCGCACACATTTAACGGTGCACCCATTCAGCCCAATGCCAAACCCGGTGATCTTAAATTTACCGATGCCAACAACGATGGAAAGATTTCGGACGAGGATAGGGTATTTCATGGTAACGCTTTTCCCACTTTTACCTATGCTTTCAATATTAACCTGGAATACAAAGGCTTTGACCTGGCTATTATTTTACAAGGAGTTGAAGGGTCGAAGGCGTTTAATGGATATAAGTACTCAACATACAATATGAGCGAACAAACTTATAATCGCGACAATCGTATTTTAGGTGCTTGGTCTACAAGTAATCCCAATTCAAATATCCCCAGGTTGCAAACCAGTGACGACAACAGAAACTTTGCTACCAACTCAACGTGGTATCTCGAAGATGCGTCGTACCTGCGTATGAAGAATATGACCCTGGGCTATACCGTTCCGCAAAATGTGCTCAATAAGGTAATTAAAGGTTCTAATCTGCGTATTTATGTTACAGCCGAAAACCTGTTTACCATTACCGATTATTCTGGATTGGATCCGGAAGTAGGCGGAATAGGACTTGATGTAGGTTCCTATCCGGTAGCGCGCACATTGTCAACTGGTTTGTCATTTACTTTTTAG
- a CDS encoding FecR family protein, with protein MKKKIDKYIEGNYSNTELNEVISILNDKEAEPELEKVMHGYWKKCGNDPIGDEKHFDRILSKVHHQINLSAKQISTGRKVYLLFSKIAAIVMIPLLMALVYYIGKSTKDNYVASNKITVPLGAVSQLTLPDGTLVWLNSGSTFTYPSSFKANDMRLVQLEGEAYFDVENNSELPFIIDMNNLDVKVTGTAFNIRSYTDENLMSVALVEGAVEIGELNQTEGIFKNIADLNPNEVATLNKAKNTLDISQSNNISKFTSWKSGRTIFDNDPIEVVVARFEKLYNVDVVIENDELLEYRFTLTFTNETLERALKILQLSSPISSEVIEQNENNEGVFSKRKIILRKAQ; from the coding sequence ATGAAGAAGAAGATTGATAAATATATTGAGGGAAACTATTCCAATACAGAACTAAATGAGGTCATATCTATACTTAACGATAAGGAAGCTGAGCCGGAGTTGGAAAAAGTAATGCATGGATATTGGAAAAAATGTGGAAACGACCCTATCGGGGATGAAAAGCATTTCGATCGGATATTAAGTAAGGTACATCACCAAATTAACCTGTCAGCAAAACAAATATCAACCGGGCGCAAGGTCTATCTCCTGTTTTCGAAGATTGCTGCCATTGTGATGATACCTTTGTTGATGGCCTTAGTATATTATATTGGCAAAAGCACAAAGGATAACTATGTTGCCAGCAACAAAATTACAGTTCCGTTGGGAGCGGTAAGTCAATTAACCTTGCCCGATGGCACTTTGGTTTGGCTTAACTCAGGAAGCACCTTCACCTATCCGTCGTCTTTTAAAGCAAATGATATGCGCCTGGTTCAACTCGAAGGCGAAGCTTATTTTGATGTAGAGAATAATTCTGAGCTACCCTTTATTATAGACATGAACAACCTGGATGTAAAAGTAACCGGTACGGCCTTTAATATCCGATCGTACACCGACGAAAACCTGATGTCGGTGGCCTTGGTGGAGGGAGCCGTTGAAATAGGAGAACTAAACCAAACGGAAGGAATATTTAAAAATATAGCAGATTTAAACCCCAATGAGGTAGCTACTTTAAACAAAGCCAAAAATACTTTAGATATCAGCCAATCAAACAATATCAGTAAGTTTACATCCTGGAAATCAGGGCGTACCATATTTGATAATGACCCCATTGAGGTTGTAGTAGCCCGTTTTGAGAAACTGTACAATGTGGATGTAGTGATTGAAAATGATGAGCTTTTGGAGTACCGTTTTACTCTTACCTTTACCAATGAAACGCTGGAAAGGGCGTTGAAAATACTGCAGCTATCGTCGCCCATATCATCTGAAGTTATTGAACAGAATGAAAATAACGAGGGCGTATTTAGCAAGAGAAAAATAATTTTACGAAAGGCACAATGA
- a CDS encoding RNA polymerase sigma-70 factor: MNNDKRVIDEIYKQFHHKIFRFSFSFLKNEEDAYDVVQEVFVKFWEKRSSLNSDSNIEALFFTIAKNTILSIFRKRSSEQKYLNYLKQTVDTNSSGTKEQVDYFFLKEQYDKLVPQLPPKRKAIFLLSREKGLSNKEIAKLKGISEKTVEDHITKALAFLRKDFLLFGVWAGLYVNLFLQ; this comes from the coding sequence ATGAATAATGACAAAAGAGTGATTGATGAAATTTACAAGCAGTTTCATCATAAAATTTTTCGCTTTTCATTTTCGTTTTTAAAAAACGAAGAAGACGCCTACGATGTTGTTCAAGAGGTGTTTGTTAAATTTTGGGAGAAGCGCTCATCTTTAAATTCAGACAGTAATATAGAGGCCCTCTTCTTTACCATTGCAAAAAATACCATACTTTCAATATTTCGCAAGCGTTCTTCCGAACAAAAATACCTGAATTATTTAAAACAAACGGTGGATACCAACAGCTCAGGGACAAAAGAACAAGTCGATTACTTTTTTTTGAAGGAACAGTATGATAAGCTAGTTCCCCAGCTACCACCAAAACGAAAGGCCATTTTTTTATTGAGTAGGGAAAAAGGACTTTCTAATAAAGAAATTGCTAAACTTAAAGGAATTTCGGAAAAAACAGTTGAAGATCATATTACTAAAGCGCTCGCATTTCTTCGAAAAGATTTTTTGCTTTTTGGCGTATGGGCCGGGCTATACGTCAACCTATTTTTACAATAA
- a CDS encoding YoaK family protein: MLQIYSTPATHNISCAVLHSQITSNQLKMFRHQGESRTPRHNVRIAVPLSFIAGLVNITGFLGIHTLTSNVTGHFATLILGTHAMDWTIVFIYIGYLASFLVGSFTSGVLIEWIRIHRKINKYLLPTLLEFTILVIVPFMVYSNVAISPSWIACLLLFAMGVQNSFVTRISDAVVRTTHLTGLFTDLGLELSHLLFSSQKQFYRENVSTIKLRLNIIFFFFLGGLVGVILYNKIGFFVLLFAAGILLIGLFLDDVQYNVKKLFRWVNNKSA, from the coding sequence ATGCTTCAGATATACAGCACGCCAGCAACCCATAACATAAGCTGCGCGGTGCTGCACAGTCAAATTACCTCAAATCAATTAAAAATGTTCCGACACCAGGGAGAATCACGCACACCCAGGCACAATGTGCGAATTGCCGTGCCCCTTTCTTTTATTGCAGGCCTGGTTAATATAACAGGTTTTTTAGGTATACATACGCTCACTTCAAATGTTACAGGTCATTTTGCCACCTTAATATTAGGTACGCATGCAATGGATTGGACTATCGTATTTATATATATAGGCTATCTCGCCTCATTTTTAGTTGGTTCATTTACTTCGGGCGTATTAATAGAATGGATAAGAATACACAGGAAAATAAACAAATATTTACTGCCCACATTGTTAGAGTTTACCATACTTGTTATTGTTCCCTTTATGGTGTATAGCAATGTTGCAATATCACCAAGTTGGATAGCATGCTTATTACTGTTTGCCATGGGCGTACAGAACTCATTTGTAACCCGAATATCAGATGCAGTTGTAAGAACCACCCACCTAACCGGATTATTTACTGACTTGGGACTGGAGTTGTCGCATTTATTGTTTTCGTCGCAGAAACAGTTTTATCGTGAAAATGTATCCACCATAAAGTTGAGGTTAAACATTATTTTCTTCTTCTTTTTAGGTGGTCTCGTGGGTGTAATCCTCTATAATAAAATTGGATTCTTTGTACTACTATTTGCTGCAGGCATTTTACTAATAGGTTTATTTTTGGATGATGTGCAATACAATGTTAAAAAGCTGTTCCGATGGGTAAACAACAAGTCTGCCTAA